The following DNA comes from Cervus elaphus chromosome 8, mCerEla1.1, whole genome shotgun sequence.
ACAAGCTGTGCTATTTAACCTGTGTGCCCAGACTTAAACCGGCATAGTAAAAATTCGAAATTTCAGTTCCTAAGGCATCAcggactcaagggacatgagtttgagtaaactccaggagttggtgatggacagggaggcctggcgtgctgcagtctgtggggtcgcaaagagtcagacacgactgagtgactgaactggaccaCTGCAATTGGGAAGGTCTTGAGGAAGAGACACACAGGACTAAGATTTAGCCTCCTACGCACAAGGGGTCTCCCCCAGGAGGGACTGCCAAAGCCCCACGGGCACATGCCCCACTATCTGGGTGGGTCTACGTGGGTACACGAAGACACTTAATAGACTGTGCCCTCTGTCCATCTGAAGTGACTCCACGGGAAGCCATACCGATCACTGTCTCCCAACAGCAGCCAGCCAGCCCTCTAATTTGGTTTCTTTGCTCTGGGTGGTGCAAAGGATCAAGGGTGTAACCTCAGGGCGGGGCGCTGACTCAGCTGCGGGCAGGCTCCAGGAGTGTCTCAATTCCTGCTGCATCCTCTTTCCATTCTGTTGGGCAAATAACTGCGGGTGAGAAAGGCAAAGGtcttccctgcactggaagagcTCCTAGGCCGGACGCACCTCTTCGCTCAGTCGGAAGCACTGGGGACCGAGGGAGGCCAAGAGACCAGCAGGGGTTAAGACCATGGAGCTACAGGGAACCGCCAAGGCCTAGAGAGACCCCGCCTCCCCCTGCCTTGGAACCCGGTTTCCCCTTCCGCTTCCAGATTTCGGGCGGGGCGTGACTTCCGGTTCCGGCGGTGGGCTACAAAGCTCGGCGCCGAGCAGCTGGCTTCCCTTTCCCGGAGCTGGTGGCGGGGCTTGGCCTCTcgctcctctccttccccccttcACCCGGCCTTCCGAGGGGCACCTGCGCAGGTGAACGCCCCTTCCCGCCCCCTGCACCTCCCTCCTCCGCCGCGCACCGCAGGGTGGGAGCGGGCGGCCGGGGCGGCGGCCctgggagtggggaggcccttgcctgtggggtgTGCCGACTGGTCGGCCTGGCGTGGCCTTGGGGCCCCGCTAAATGTCCCAAACAGGAGGATGACCAGTTCTGGATTCCCCAGATGCGCCTTTTCCGGCCGGATCTCGACCGTCTGAACCGCACCCAGGTGGTGGGAGGAGTCAGACCCAGGTCCCTGCCGAGACGCCGGGGATTTTGTACTGGGCTGGGTGGTCCCGCCACTTCCTAtccttgtgaccttgggcaagtcccctTTCCCCGAACCTCAGTTtgtttatctgtgaaatggaaatgaCAGTAACGGCCCTACTGGGTTCTCGGGCAGCACTCGATGACGGAAAGCTACTGAGGACCGTGTGGCCCGTAAAATTCAACAAATGGAGCGGTGGAAGCTGCTTGTTAAAATGGAGAAAACTGGGGCGGTAGAGAGTCTTATCGAGAGTTTAACCTGAGTGGCTAAGAGAATCACGTAGAGAATGTGAAACGCACAGTATCAGATAGGAGATGAGGGTTTCCTAAGCTAGAGTTATTGACTGGTGAGGATAAGCATTCTGTATGGCAGTTGGCCTTCTCAAACTGATTGGGTTTGGAAGCTGGGTAAATAGTGGAGCTAATCACCATGTTCCAAAGCCAGCTTTGAAAACCGGCCTGTTGATAGTTGAGACTTCTAGAAGTCGGGTTTGGGAACGAGAAAAATTAGTAAAAGGGTGTTTTTCTAAAGGGATTAGGGGTTTTCTCAGAACAGGTTTGAGCTGGAGGGGAAAACCTGAAATGTTTTCTCCCTCTTGAGTTGTCATGAAagtagcatgctgctgctgctaagtcacttcaatcgtgtccgactgtgcgaccccatagacggcagcccaccaggcttctccgtccctggaattctccgggcaagaatactggagtgggttgccatttccttctccagtgcatgaaagcgaagtcacgcagtcgtgtcctactcttagcgacaccatggactgcagcctaccaggctcttctgtccatgggattttccaggaaagagtactggagtgaaagTAGCGTAGATGTAGTTAAAAAGAAGACAGTATAGAAAGGTATAAGAAAAATGTTTCCCACTTTTACTGTTTTCCTCAGAGGTAAAAAGAATTTCTTTGATAACCTCCCCGGTACTGTTTATATATACATCAGGTCGTATGTgcttatgtgtatgtgtttttaatttcccCAGATGagattataatatacatattgaTCTGCACCTGGGGGAGGAGTGCTATATTATGGAAAACTTTAAATATCGGCTCTCATAggcctctttcatttcttccagaGCTGCATAGTATTCTGCTGAGTGGCTGACAGTGCTTTAATCATTTCCTTGttgataagggcttccctgtggctcagtggtaaagaatctgcctgcaatgcagggaacacaagagacacagattcattctctgggtggggaaaatcccatggagaaagaaatggcaacccactccagtatcttgcctgggaaatctcatggacagagtagcctggtgggctacaatccatggggtcttgaaagaggcggacacaacttagcgactaaacaacatcttAACCACATTCCTGTTGCTGGCTTAAGTTGTTCCCAAGGTTTTGCTTTTGTACAGTTTCGTCCAACCTTTCCTTGACTCTTTCCCTTTTATTCAAGGCACCCCTTAGTTTGGGGGatattctgcttttttctttctcatcccCGTGGTATAGTTAACTTATTTTGGGGAATGAGCACACCCTGTTGATTGAACAGAAACCCAGATAAAGGAAGTGACATATTCCAAAAATACCTCCTACCAGGTCTAGAATCAGTTCAGAGCTCCTAGAGGGACTTAGCTGGTGGTGGACTctacttccagtgcaggaggcctgggttcaatccctagtcagggaactgggTTCTACTTGCCATAACTTAAGAGTtcccatgctgcagctaaggatcctacatgcctcaagtaagacctggtgcagccaaataaataaaataaatattaaaaaagttcTTAGAAAATGAATCAGTGAATGTTTAGAGACCAGGTGATTAGGAGCCACAAACCATTTAATTCAAGGCAGCTGGTCAGTGTTAGGATTGTCGGCTTCTATAAGTTGTTGCCCAGGGAACAGATTTGAGACTCTGGTGTAGGAAGGATTTTAAATCTCAACACTTATGTAGTGTTGATACAGTAAGAAAGGACTGATCCTTGGGGGAGGTGGTAATGGAAAAAAGGTGATCTTTGTAAAGTGACTTCATAAGGATTATAATCTttggatatccctgctgtgacaaCATAGTCATTTCTATACTGTCATCTtaagtctcttttttttcttgtaaattaaCATAGAATGTGGTTTTCCTGTAAATAATTCCTCTTTGGACTGGGCCCTGACTTAAATGAAGCAAAACCTTTTCTTCCCCAGCCTTTCACAGGTGTTTGGTTTACCCATCAGAACCCCCATCTCCCTTCTTCCCACTACAGCTGGTTTGCTAATCCTGGAGCTCCCAAACATCTAACGAGTCAGAAATCCATGTTGCAAGGATTCTTACAAGTTCAATTCCTCATACTTTGAGGCAGCTTAGGATCTTTATCTTAACATAAaagcttttttcctttgttttaaattGCCATAGACTCCACCCTGATGGTAGCTcctaaagtactttttttttttttttttaacacttgctATTCTTTCATCATCATAAAAGATGGGAGGAGACAAAAAAGACGACAGAGTGTATGAAAATGAACAGGCTTTTTTCCCTCTGTGTTAGCGTTTCTTCATAATTTGCTTTTAAGCATAGCAAATACTCCGTAAAAGTGGTTTGGAGGAAGCAaaccatgattttattttatttatttattttttaacctttcatGAAATCTTGAACCATGATTTTAAACTTTTCCCCCTACAAGTCATGTGCACATGTGTTTGTACTGGGGGGATAATGGATGAAAGATTTCTCCAGCTAGCAAGGCCAGCATTCTTGACTCTTTCTGCTTTGAGAATCTACATCTTACATTTTGGTAAACTGTTGACACACTTTCTCAACTGTGTCCATTGATCCAACAAGAGAGAACAAAAGTGGAATTTCTTATAACTTTATTAATATTGAAAAGCTGTTGGAACCTAGGCCTCTCCTAGTTGATGGACCAGATCCTTGAGATCAGGGAGGTTTTAACATCCtttaaggtttgtttttgttGAGCCTGACTTTTCTCTTTGTGCCTAGGAGTCTGAAAAATCCTTTTGCAGAGGTCTAGGATGGAGACTGAAGGGTATCCAGAGatgcaaagagatggagaagtcCAGAATGATGAAATAAGGTCACCACCAAATGATATGGCTGAGGAGCCAGAAGGCATCCTGGTAGCGCCGCCCCAGGTCCAGGTCCCAGCAGAGAGCCCGGATGAAGACTCTGAAGACGACCTGGAGACCGTGCCCCTAAGGAGGCCTCTCAACCCTGCAGCCTCCAGGCAGAGGTTCCGGGAGTTCCGCTATGAAGATGCAGCTGGGCCCAGGGATGTCCTGAgacatctccaggagcttgccgGACAGTGGCTGCGACCTGATATTCACACGAAGGAGCAGATTGTGGAAATGCTGGTGCAGGAGCAATTCCAGGCCGTCCTCCCTGAGGAGCTCAGAGCTTGGGCACTGAGGTGTCAGCCTGGGGTCAGAATCACTGGCTAAAATCTCACTGCTGCTTTTTCAGCCTACATATGAGAAGTGACCAAAGGCTCTCTTTGTTGCAAATCCAACTACAGTCATGAGAAATCTGAACCTTGATTTTCTTTGAGCTTGCCTTTGCTAGCTGTAATAAGAATCAAtgaaaacctttttttcttttttttgcctgaaGCAGCGCTCTTTCCTGGCAGTGTGAACTCCAAAATGAGTTTCCCTGCCCTATTGTAAGGACAATCAGTCTGCTGCTTGTTTTTGCTCTGCTGAATGCCTCCCCTTTTGCACTTTGTGACACGCTTTAATATAGAGTTTTTATGTATCCAAAGAGATGATTGCTTCAACTTTAATATTCTTGATTCTTGCTGTGGTGGCTTGAATGGAAGCTTCTGTAACCCCACCAGTAACTCATTTGGGGTGTCCTTGAAGTATTAAAGTTTGATTCTTAATAAAAATGTCCTGTGGTGATTTACCAGTCTGGCTCTTAGTTGTCAGCATTTGAGAAAGGTGGGATAATTATCAGGAGTAGATATGAGCTGGAGAGAAGAACTACGTGGCATTTGCTGAGCTGGCGAATAGAAACAGGCCTggcttttgttttcaaagtcagCATCTAAATTGGGCAAAACCGAGAAGGGAAAGGGGTCAGAAGAGGTAAGTAACTCTCAGGCTGGGCTGTTTGATTTGCTCTTTGTCCATTTCCTTATCTTCCGCAGCTCATCTTCCTGCAAGAGAACTCGCCCTAAACCATCTGAAGTTCTTTTCTTCCTGGAGCAGCGGTCATCCTGGCTTTGTGTGTAGAGTCCTGTACTTTGCTTTGCAGCTGAAACAGCAGTAGCTGTGATTGTGACAGGCAGAGAGGAAACAGCAGCTTCTTCCCCAGCATGACCCAGTCTTGAGGAACCTTTCTGCCTCTGCAGCCTGGCTTTTGGGATAGGGGCTGCTTAGCTCCATGCTGGGACTCAAGTTCGATTCTGCTGATGTTTGCTGAGTACTTCCTGGGCCTCTGGGACTCTTCTCGATGCTAGAATCCCAAGTGGCacagcagtcaagaatctgcctgccagtgcaggagacgggttcagtccctgggtggggaagatcccctggagaatcccatgggctgaggggcctggcaggctacagtccatagggttgcaaagagtcagaaatgactgagcacacacaaatacaaaaccCAATTTCAGGGACTTGGCTGGGCACAGTgaataggaatctgcctgccagcgcaggagacgggttcgatcccttaCATAcctgggagcaactaagcccttgtgccctaactgctgagcctgtgctgcaactactgaaacctatatgctctagagcctgtgctccgcaacacgagaagccactgcCCAGAAatctgcacagcaacgaagaggAGCCCTCACTTGCCGCGACTAGAGAAGGCCCTCacaaagcagtgaagacccagtgcagccataaataaaaaatttaaatgtaaagccCAACTTTAAGGAAATGTATTGCTTCTAAGGAGAGGAAGAAGCCATCAAAATGCATCGTTAGAAATGCTGGAGTAAAGCTAGTCTTTTTTGGCATCTAATTTTGAGACAGCACTAAGAAAACACATTTTgtgggtttggtttggtttggtttttttaagttaaagagGAAATAGCCGAGTCAGGGAAGTGGCATTTTTATTGAACTTTAGAAGGAGTCAGAGATCACTGAACAGAAGGCACACCTTTTGTAAAGGCATGGGAACAGGAGGGCGTACAGTGTTTGGGGAATAACTCTCATTGACTGGGTTAAGCTCTCTAAGTAAAATTTCACATTGGCGATGGAGTAGCAGTGATAGTGTCATAGTATCTTCAGTACTTCCATTTATTCCAGACATTCTGAAGGTATTTCCTTTAATCTGCAGGGATTAGGAACTCCTGGTATTAATTTCCTGACCTCCAGTTTCTCAGATGCTTTGATGGCCTAGAATTTGGGATGCAAGTAAAAGACCAGAGTTACCAAGTGGACCTAAATGTTTTCACCTGTGGGATTTTAAAACAGCTGAGGTTTCCTGAATCCCTTAGCACAGATTTTTCAGCCTTGGCAATTTGGGGCCAGGTAATTCCTTTTTGTGGGGGCTTGTCCTGTGGATTCTAGGGTATTTAAAAGCATCTTTATCTTCTGCTCACTAGATTCGAGTAATACCCGCTAGGTGTGACAACCCAAAATGTCTCCTTTGCCCCTGGTTGAAAACCACTGACTTTTGGTAGGAGACTTCATCCAGACATGTCCCAGATTAGACTTTGGTCCACGGTCTCTTAAGCTTAACGTTGGATTGAGAAGCCGTTGGAAGACTTGTGTAAACTCGGCTTTatggttccttttttttccttcaaattttctGTTGGAGGATAATTGTAAAGCACTCTCCTATGTGTGAGGTATTTCTCTGgcttttttcatctttatcttgaaagtcgctcagttgtgtcccactctttgcgaccccgtggactatacagtccatggaattctccaggccataatactggagtgggtagcctttcccttctccaggggatcttcccaacccagggattgaacccaggtctcctgcactgcaggcggattctttaccagctgagccacacaggaCGCCCAGTCTAAAATAACATGTCTTAGATTCATTTGAcacaaaaagtatgaaaaaaacaaGCATGGTCCATAATTCACTTCCTAAGTAACTCCTGTTGACATTTTTTAATGCTCCCCGTGctgcctgccagtctcctttcctctttctgtccTCCCAGCAGATTGTAAGCTCTGTGATAGCAGTGTTGGCATCTTGCCTTGTCCTCTACCCAAGGGTTCCCAGCcttcaggatctaatgcctgacaatctgaggtggagctgatgtaacaagaatagaaagtaaaaaatatatatatgtaaatttatatatatatatatatatatatatgtttttcttgcCTAGTAAGCCTTAGCAGTCTTTTGCTATCAACCTacaaagatttattaaaaaaaatttttttagcagTTGCATAGTATTCTGTATGGCTAATACCTAGCCTtatacttttcattaaaaaaaaatgcaagatagGGGGTTTAGGTATGGAGGTGAACCTCCAAAGCACAAGTGAGGCTTACAGAGGTAAGTTAGAGAGCCAGAACTCAAACCAGAACTGGTAAAATGCCCAGCACTATCTCCCAGCAACCTGTTAGTACCAACACTTTCTCATGGACATGAACTTGTAGATGCAGATCCTTAACCCCAAACAAACCCAGGAAGAGGAGAGGCTGGAGTTCATCTCCATTCCATCTGGCCCTAGTCCCATGCCCTTGCCATGAGGTCATGCTGCCTGGGTACTAAAGAGTAAACCAAGTGTTTCAAGGGCCCTGTGGAGACGTGCGGGGACAGTCAGTCCCTAACTCTAGTGCCGCTCCTCCAGAGGTGGTTCCGGTGCTTTCTCCACCCCGTAGAGTACTTCTCACCGCTGCCAGTCACTGTCATTTCTGGAGTCAATCTAGATACCAATTCTAAAGAACGCTGTTTCTTTCTAAtacttattttttggctgcactgggtctttgttgctgcctgtggcctttctctatttgcagcaagcaggggttactcttcgtcacggtgcatgggcttctcgtcgCGGTGGCCTCcctttgcagagcacaggctctaggcgcacaggctcagtagttgtggcacacaggcttagttgctccgagagAATGTAGactcttcccaggtcagggatcagaccagtgtcccctgcattggtaggcggattcttaaccaccggaccaccagggaagtccaagaacgcTTTCAATTCTGTGAGTGATGGAGCAAGAGGAGGACGATGTAGAGGAGCTGGAGGGGAGAATTTCTAAAAGTCTCCTGTGCCTGACTTGCCCTCTGTGATTATTTTGACTCCAGTTCCACCGTTTCACCTAGTCACTGAAAAGTGCTCCTGCCAGATGGCTGCTGGTGAAAACCAGTGTACAGACCACAAGGTAACACGAGACTCCTAGCAACTGGCTGGAGCCATGGAAAAATGTGTCATCTGTTGGGCAGCTGCACCCTGAGCAGTGAGTGGGTGCCAGGCCCTGGTTGCTGGAAAGGGGGCCAACTCCAGAggctgggtggggggcagagtCCCCCCTCGTGGTGGTGGTGACTGCAGGATTCGAGTGTAGCTGGCCTTCCTAAGAGCAGCACACGTGCCGCTCACTGCAAGAGGCAGCTTGTGGCGCTCTCACTACGGCTCACTACAGCGCTCTCGACAATGAGTTGACTATTTTGCTAAGCATTTTCCACCCACCACCATGCATTTATTGGCCATTTCCCTTGGCCTGAAATGTCCCAcccctctgcctcccccatcTTTGCCAGCCTACTCCTATTCATTGTTTATGAGGCGGATAGCCATGGTCACCTTCACGAAGCCGCCTTTGATTTCTGCCTTGAGTCAGCATTTGAATCCCTCTTGTGAGCTCCTATAACACCTTCCCTCTAGCTCTAAATGCCCGCTCATTCAGCCAATATGCATTGTGTACCCAGTATGCCAAGGCCCGTGCTAAGGATCACATGCAGTGTCTAGTTTGTATCCCCAGCAGATTATGAGCCCCACCTAGAGGGAATCTATTCTTGGCCTCTAACACACGACCTGCACATGACATCCTCTAGAAATAGTTTATTTTGTAGAAGACTCATGGTTGCGTCCTAATTTAAGGTGCTTCCTTCTTAGTGAACACAAATGACTGGAATTCATGGGAAACGAGTGAGATTATTAATTCCTGTTTAATTGGAGATTGAATTGTTTAATTGGAGATTTTTATTATCCCTgtttaaaatggagatgatggtgAAAATAAACCCCCGAAGAAAAGAGGAAGGTTCCACTCAGTCTTCACTGGGGTGGCTGGCTTCCCTCTCCGTTTTGCACCTGATGTTGCAGTGAGGTGAGGTTAAAACAGCCCTTGGCTGGCTCTGTTTGAAAGCTCCAGGGCCCCCTGGGTGCCTAGCAACAAGCTGACTGCCCAGAATAGTGATTTTGAAGCTGGGTGTGTCTTCTGGGCAggaagccaccaccaccaccaaaacagCCAGGGCCTCGCCTTCACTTCCTCTGGGCCAAAGCTCCGCCTTCACTTGGGGCCAGAACTAAGTGTTTTGGAGCCGTGTCTTAGCACAAATGGGATGTTCCTAGTAAAGGTAACTCCCGCACTTTCAAGGTGTGTGATCTCAGACAAGTCTtgtcacctctctgagctccGGTTCCCACACCTGTCTTGTTTCATATTCCCACCTCGGGTCACCCTAGCTCAGCACAGAGACATTCTGTATATGCTGTGCTGTATGCTAAATGGTCTGTATCGTAGCTGAATCTGCCTGGTAAAGGGAAGGTTCATCGAGTGATCCTTCTCAGCTGTCTCTTtgatcttttccttcctcctgagCCCGTCTCTCAAACAGCTCCATCTTCTCATTCCTCATTTCTCCACATAAAATCCTGTTTTTATCTTCTCACTCCTCCCCATCCCTCTCCTCATTTCTTATCTCATCCCCAAGCATTAAACCCCAGCATTGAAAAAAAGCctacatttcttaaaaaacaacaacaaccaagtgTTTTAGTTTATAGGCCAATGCTAGTGTGTTGTGacctttaatttttaagatttagatATAACAGGCATCCTGTAAAATACACAGCTCTTAACTGCATGACTCAATGAATTTATCCAAAGTGGGCATACTCCTCTAACCACCTTCCAGATGAAGACACAGGATTTAACCAGCTCCCCTAGAAGTCTCCCTCATGCCGTTTCCTAGTTATCAACCCCCTGAAAGGTAACTGTTATGCTTTCTATTGCCCTAGGGCAGTGTTGCTGAAGCTAGTGGACAAAGACAGTGTATACTCTTTTGTGACTCGTTTCTTACATTCAACATCATGTTTCTATAATTTGTCTGTCCCCTGAGCATCCtgcttttctgtgtctgtgaaccTGGACACGCCTGTTCTTTCTACCAGGAAGCTTCTGTTCTGTGAACACGCCCTATCCTGGCCTGACCAGTCTGTGCAAGTCCTCTAGACTCAGACCAAATCTCGCTCCTTTGGGAAGTCGTCTTTGGTCAgctctggatttgaatcccagagCTTCCATCTACCAGCTGTATGATTTTGGCCATGGGTTGCTGACCTCTTCACTCCTCATTTTTGTTGAAGATCATGGTTTCTAGAGTTCTTATGAATTTCAAATGAGGTAATACATATGAAATACTTAGAACAATAGCTGGAACTTAGGAAATAGTAAATATTACATATAACTATTGTGAATACTCTTCTTAGATCTGCAGATTCTTGTACACCGCCCATCTTAACACTTGCCTTGATTATTGTTTGTTCCACTATGTAACCTTAATTCTTTAAGTAGGAATTGTATCTTCATTCATGGTATTTTTTGCAACAGACATTTATGCGTATGCCCTATATTCTAGCACTGAGGGTACAGTGGTGAAGGAAATCCTTGCATTTACTTTTTAATGGGAAGAGACggattataagaaaaataaagaggtgAGATCATTCTGGATAGTGATCAGCTCTAGGAAGGAAGTAAAACCATGTGGTGTGAGAGTGGGTGTGAGGTGCCACTGaagctgcaggggtgggggtaaGGGAGGAGGTCTTCTTGAAGAGGCGatatttgagcaaagacctggaGGCGGAACGGAGCAGGTACTTGCAGAGCAGGAGTGAGAATAGCAAGTGCAAGCTTCAGAGGGTTTCACAGGAAGCTCAGATGTGTCTGAGGAGCAACAGAGAAGGCAACAAAGCTGGAGCCCAGTGAGTGAATGCATGGTCCGGAGGAGGCCAGAGGATGGGCGGGAGCCAGGAGAAGCTACTGAAGTTAAGTGGGGGGATCCTGTTCACCTTTGCCGCCAAGGTACCTAGTACATAATGGACACCGACTACTTGCTGAATACTGGTAGCAATGTGCCCATGACCAGTTAAGCCACAGAAGCAATTCTTGGATCATTTTCAAGTTAAAATTTCATCTTTGTGCCGTACGCTTCTGAGCTCTTACCAAAATCGACCGGATGGGGAAGGAGTTGC
Coding sequences within:
- the LOC122698310 gene encoding SCAN domain-containing protein 1-like, whose protein sequence is METEGYPEMQRDGEVQNDEIRSPPNDMAEEPEGILVAPPQVQVPAESPDEDSEDDLETVPLRRPLNPAASRQRFREFRYEDAAGPRDVLRHLQELAGQWLRPDIHTKEQIVEMLVQEQFQAVLPEELRAWALRCQPGVRITG